The following is a genomic window from Platichthys flesus chromosome 13, fPlaFle2.1, whole genome shotgun sequence.
TTGTCCGGCTTCTAACTCTGCTTGCTCCTTTTCCCACTCTGTCCTCAAGCGATTGGCAGAACATACAACAGTTGGAGGACACAGTGGGGAATACAGTTTAGAAATGGCACTGCGGGTATTGGACGGATTTCGGTGACTGGCAGTTAGGGGAACGAAGCGATTGGCTGTCGTTCAGCGCAGGGGCTCAGCAGGGTTCCGCCCCCTCACTCCCTTTATCGCTGTTGACTCCAAAAAGTTGTACTCACAGAGTTACCAGCAGTTGTGTTTGCGCGGCTTTCTGTTTACTGCTGCCGCCGCATGTGGATGAGCCgaaatgtcagtttgtgtgaCGAGCACAGCCCAGTTCGCCTCTGCTTCGCTGTGTCCAAGTGTCTGCGGCGTGATTCCACGTCGCCATATGGGAATAAAAggggggcggggaggggggggatggaTTACGCGCGGAAATGCTGCATTGATGAATTGCAATTTATTTGGGTAAAAACGCATTTGGACAAACATGCACCCCAGACACAGGACAACGGGATTTATCAGGGAAATAAACATTGACGAGAACGCACCTGTGGAAATGCATTGCAGTTTAATTATAGGCTGCAAATATGTTTATTagaaaaaactgcaaaaaattaataataaatgaaataaaacagataaacagatttAATATGATAATTTCCCCTGTAGAGGTTATTAATCTTCATCATCGTCACCAGTATACGATTCACTctctgtgcattttcatttcaataatttgaCCACAGCTCTCAATGGGATTTGGATGCTGTCATTCCAATCATTATATATTACTAAAAGTAGGAAAACCagtaaaatgtcttaaaatgttattcaggaatgaaaaaaatcataatgcCTCAATAAAAAACTCCCATTAAAACTATTTAAGGCCCGGCCTACATATATAAAGATTTAAGGTTGACCTTTATGAGAGTTATAAACGCTCCACAGTGAACTCAGACAAGCTCGTTACAGCCTAATCCATGATTCTTATTGTATTCCTATTTGTAGTACATTTATTGGCAGATCCTGTAAATGGCTCAcatgatgtttttgtgtttttttgttttgtgttttttaagccaATAAACTAAACATTacttaacattatttattttgaatattggTGATGTTGCCTTGCCACCgattcctcataacttcccctCCTGTGCCGGATCAAACCATTTGAATGGTGCCTGTTGACAGCAGGACGCGTATGTGTCATCGATATGTCTTCATTCACACACCTTTCCTATCGATTCGGGATCGTCTGGCCTCGAACTACGAGTCCTGTCAGTTTTTGGTGCAAGGATTCTGCAACTTGAACAGCAGctggtatttaaaaaaaatatatatttatcaatCAACAATCAGAGAAATAATGGATTTCTGTCGTAagagagtgtgtgggggggaggggggggggcatgttatGTCCAACTTGCACGTGCTCCTCTGCTGTAACTGAATGTGATCAACTTGATCAGCAGCAACTGAAGCGAAAGGGctgaatatatattatttgaCTCAATCATAACTTTTTTCACATCTCGTCACTTTACTTAACAgcatctttttttctcattttacttCCCCCAAAGACGCTACCATGTCAtatctgtatttcttttttcatttttcatttttttggtaACTTCTCCATGTATAACCACGTGTGTCCCGTTGTATTTTATgaattaataatataaatgttcGAGAAACACAGAGGGGCCGCGGGTGCATCCCTCGTGATGTGTTTAAGGACCCCTGATACACACAGAATAAATTAAACGCCACATGCATGGGAATTTtttcccatatatatatatatatatgtatatatatattacaattaCATACAATTTCCatcattaatttattaaaatgtatgaagTAATAGAGGGAAACTGCTCCAGTATTTAAAACTATGGAACTAAACTATTGACTTGTGGTTTCCCGAATGACCTGAAGCTGTCGTTGCCTCAGAAGAAGAGGGGGACGTCTTAaatctcgctctctctctctctctctctctctctgttccctctcttcctctctctccctcactctaaAACAAAGGCGCTTTGTCATAAACAGGGTTATTTTACCAAAAGGAGTCAAGAGGGCAACATATGTGGTCTTAacgggtcagaggtcaaacatcCATGAAACACAAGGTCACGGGAGGCACACAAGTAACTTTCCAGCGTGTCAACATATTGATATTGTCAGataacagaggaagaaatatgttttatgtCCCCTTTCCCCAAATTAGAACACAAGCAACGCTTCCTGGTGTGATCAGCattattgattttattgatgTAATTTGCTGCGTAAAAACTTTTCTCTAACTCCGGATCAAGCCCTGGCTAATATTTCATGTCTGCGAGCTGCTGCTTCTAAGACCTGTTGAAATACTGCTCTTTGGGGGATTTTCAATAGACCCCCTTTCTTCCCTGCAAGCAGAAGGGAGAACCCTCAGCCATGTGCCGCTATACCCGATAGAttttctccctcccctctccctctctttaatTCTCTCtcgcttttttttctttttcccggGGAAGGTTCTGTGGTTCTTCCAGTGAAATAAAGAAGTTCTTATAGGGGTCGGCAGACGTGACTTTGAACTTGGATCAgctcctgtgtttcctgtggtgcGGGTCGAAACAGACTTGGAAGAATGGCACACAACGCGCAGCCTGTCCCACTCTGAGCTAAGAGACACATTTTCCcccaaaaataagttttttttttttttttcaaacgtGTCCTTCAAGCCTTCAACGTTATTCCTGCGGTTGACAGAACACCGGAGAGCTCAGGGAGTTACGGTTGTGTGTTGGAACCAGGAGAGCTTGTGGGATGTGGGGGATTTTTGGTGAAAATGTGAGTATATCCTCCTTCCTTTGACGAGTGCTATGAACCAGCAGCTGTGGTGCAGTCTATCGCCTGGATATAGCAGATTGAGTGCATGCAGTGGAAAGTTGCCAGTACATTTTTCCTTCaatttttgtaatgtgtgtgtgtgtctgtatcctAGATCTAGAtccaaaaaaaggaaatcccACAAGGGAAACGTTAGTTAACAGTGTGGCTGTGCATTCATTGTTTCCTATGAGGGCCCACTCTCATATAGAAGCTCCGTTACACCCTCACTCCTTATCAGCTATAAAGACGTGAATTTTATTGCTGAACACTTTACCATCGTGAGTTCAGGAAAACACACCACCACTAATGGTTTACTCGGATCTAAAGCGCAGCTCGCCACCGTGACATGTCACTTAATTGGTGTGGTGAATGTGAGAACCACCGAGGAGGCAGAACCAGCAACATATGGAACCATTAAAGGAACCAGCAACCACTGGTGGAGCACCACGACAGGCTCAGTTGTGGTTCTTACAaccagtaaaaaaagaaaaagaaaaaacaccatCTGGAGCCACACATGCttttttcagctgtgtttaGTTTAAGTTTAGTTAGATTCAAATCTTGCAATAAATTTGTAGATTATTAAGATATTTAAAACCATAAAATGAATGGTATTTGTTCTAATATGTACAACAGATGTTAAGGCAACATGCACAtagagtttatttaaaaatcataaCAATAAAATAGTAAAAGTGAGATTTCCTTTTGCATTCATATATTAAGACAGTTCCGGTTTCCATTCAGTTTTCCAATGATTAAGACTTTTAGGTTAATGAAATCATTTAATATCCAAACAGTGTGTGATGCTTTAGGTGAAGGTGCCTGCGCATAAATCAAACTATTTTCTGCAGTTGTATTGACATGCGTACTGAACCTAATAGTGTCCTTATGGTCCAGTAATCATTGTTATGGTATAAATAGTCTGTTTCTAATAGCAGGGTATAGCGTAAAGGTGAAATTTCCGTATTGTTGTTTGcaaatgtaaacagatttataaacaACACGTTTTGTAACACGCCACATATTTTTTCCCCTCGATCTTAATGTTTGCCCCTCGgtaatgtcattttttttatatttaacactcAACAACATGATACCTATGAAGCATACACAACAAGAACACGTTCGCTCCTCTTCGCCAAGTCGTGTTCCTTTTTCGCCTCCATGCCCCCCAAATGTTCTCTCTAAAAGTAGGCGGTAATTATTAGTGGAAAATGGCGATGCGCTATTAAGTCGCCTGGGCGCTACCTGCTATTGGACGGGCACCTGGGATTGATGAGGCGCGGCGGCCAATGAGACGGCGAGGACTGGATGAACGGGCTCCAGTTAAAGGGGGCGGAAGAGGAGGTAGAGCCAGTCCACGGAGAAACAGGGACCCTCCGCGTTAAAGGCAGGCAAGCcagagaaataaacacatacCCAATCGAAGCAGCGATTTTCACTGAGATGCTCCAGCTACTTTCGCTCTGTGTGCGCAAAGGACACCTAGtaagataattatttatttcttccagTGCGTTTTTTTCTAACGCAGCCAACTGTCGCAGTACAGAGGAGGGGACACGGAAACTCTTCACTTCGTCTCATTTGGATTTTTTCACTCACAACTTCACCAGATTTAAATCCAGTGTTCCACACAGACCAGcagatttttcttcttccctcatGACCGGAGCGACGATTTGAATCACACCTGATATGGTGTTTCCAAGGTTGGAAGTTGAATCGATGCGCACCAGCATCCAAATTTGATTGTGTTATTCGCTGTAACTTATTCGCTCTAGctgattttaacatttaaaaaacaaaaaaagcaattCGTTCTCTGAGATAATGTTGTTGGATGCTGGTCACCAGTTCCCCGGACTGGGAGTGGGCTCATTTGCCAGGCATCACTCAGCCAGCGAGATGCAGGAGAGAGACTTGAGTTTGGCACAGAATAGCTTCGTAGACTCGGCACACATGGGCGCGTTTAAGCTGAACCATGATCTCTCCCCGGGACAGAGCTCTGCCTTCACCACCCAGGCGCCAGGCTACCCCGCTGCGGCTCTGGGGGCTCACGCCGCCCATGTCACATCGTATGCAAGCTCCCCTTTCAACTCCACCCGGGACTTTCTCTTTCGCAGCCGTGGCTTCGGAGAATCCTCTCCGGCGAGCAGCCAACACACTATTTTTGGCCCCACGGCAGGATCCCTCCATCACTCCCACACAGACTCTCAAGGCCACATTCTGTTCCCCGGGATCCACGAGCAGCATGGCTCCCACGGCTCCCCGAATGTCCTGAACGGGCAGATGAGGCTTGGACTACCCGGAGAAGTTTTCGGACGCTCCGAGCAGTACCACCAGGTCTCCAGCCCGAGGACCGACCCGTACTCGGCCGCGCAGCTCCACAACCAGTACGGCTCCATGAATATGAACATGGGGATGAACATGGCAGCCCACCACCACCCCGGTGCCTTTTTCCGCTACATGAGGCAGCAATGCATCAAGCAGGAGCTCATCTGCAAGTGGATCGACCCCGAGCAGCTCAGCAACCCGAAGAAGTGCTGCAACAAAACTTTTAGCACCATGCACGAGTTGGTCACGCACGTCTCCGTGGAGCATGTCGGCGGACCGGAGCAGACGAACCACGTCTGCTTCTGGGAGGATTGCCCGCGGGAGAGCAAACCGTTCAAGGCGAAATACAAACTGGTTAACCACATTCGGGTGCACACCGGGGAGAAGCCTTTCCCATGCCCCTTCCCCGGCTGTGGGAAGGTCTTCGCACGCTCGGAAAACTTGAAGATCcacaagagaacacacacaggtaatTATTATTACGCACTAGAATATTTTCCTAATTTTATTTGGATGGATAAGGcttctgttgttgctgttacttaagcgggtgtgtgtgtaattattgTGCTGTTGGTATTAGGACTACAAACGCGCATTgccaagacaaacacacattaagatCTGATTATCAGCGGCTATTTCAGGCTGTTTAAGTAGATAGTAAGAAAGTAGAAACAGAGTAGATTTGGGAGCACGTCTGGAGAGTTAGTTGGTTTAAAGTGGTGCCATTTATTTCTTCAGTTTACGCACAGTCACATTCTAGCAAATGTTGTTTATTGGAACGTTTACGCACGGAgctgaataaaataaactcGATGTGTGGAGGGTTTGGTGTTTGGGGGTAAACTTTAAAATGGGTCAAAGGGGAGTGTGCCAACGCGTAGCGTGCACCGTAGAGCTGCAGGGCTCGTAGTAAATCATATCAGTTTCTTCACGGTAGCGTGTTCACGATAGTACGCGTTTTATCAAAGAGCTCAAATCGCATCTCCAGTTTTACGCACACGCATTGTGTCACACTGGCACATATGCACGCGTATTTCATGATCGATTTGTTCTTGATATTTGTGGAGTAGTTGTGACTGTCGATTTTTAGCCGAGCCCTGGTGCCCCTCATGTCGGAGGAATTGCCTTTTGTTTTGCGATGCGTCCCTTTAGATAGAGGTGCTAGACGGGGGCCATTACCAGCCCTTCACATTTGGACTTATTTTCTTGGGGAATACATTGTGGTGCCGTGCCACAGAGTTGCTCAGGTGCTaattagatttttattgtcTCCCAGCAAATGGTACGCCTTCTGTAGGCCTACTGAGGACGGCCTGATCCCCCTCTTTCCCACCCCCTCCAAATCACTATGCGCATTATTTAGGCTAAATAAGACGTAGAAGCTACCCCCAACCCATTCACTAAATACGCTTCAAACTTAGCATAGGTCGAATCAATTGTGACTAAAGTACGAGGTGTTTTGaaactgtatattttttaaggaacacattcatatttctaCACACTCAAAACTTTAGGATTTCATTTTTACGCACTGAATGATGCGCACAGATCCTTACTGTTACACACTCTGCCCGAGGCATTTCTCTGCAATATATCTcactgtctttttcttttttgcccccccccccccttttcaggAGAGAAGCCGTTCCAGTGTGAGTTTGAGGGCTGTGACAGAAGGTTTGCAAACAGCAGCGACCGAAAGAAACACATGCACGTTCACACGTCGGACAAGCCTTATCTCTGCAAGATGTGTGACAAGTCCTACACACACCCCAGCTCCCTCAGAAAACACATGAAGGTAAAGACCACTCTCAGGAAATGTGTGTTGAATtccctgtgtttatttgttatttacacCCAAGTGCCAATGTTAGTGGTACTTTTGTGGAGTGTGAATAATTAGCTCACATCTAACTTAACATAATTTGTATCTTTCCCATGCATATGTCAGATTTGAAATGCTCATTTGTGTTCTTTTAATTTTCCTCAGGTCCACGAAGCGTCCCCACCTCCATCAGACTCATCACCAGCAGCCAGCTCTGGGTATGAATCCTCCACGCCTCCAGGCCTGGTGTCCCCCACCACCGAGACCCAGAGCAACACCACCATGTCCCCAGCCTCCGCCGTCCACAACTCCACCAGTCACAGTGGCCTATCCTCCAATTTCAGTGAATGGTATGTTTAGGACTAAGGGCGAAATcaggcgacacacacacactcgctttTCACAGCACTGGAACCTCCAGCAGGAGATTTTGGGGGACCTGTGCACACGAGAggcacacaaacatttgtttattttttattttgttacttctGATCCACCAGGGGAGACGATGATATCCAACAGAGgaaaaatatgtataatattcgAGGTGTATTTCATATTGTAAATAATTACTAAAAG
Proteins encoded in this region:
- the zic2a gene encoding zinc finger protein ZIC 2a, which gives rise to MLLDAGHQFPGLGVGSFARHHSASEMQERDLSLAQNSFVDSAHMGAFKLNHDLSPGQSSAFTTQAPGYPAAALGAHAAHVTSYASSPFNSTRDFLFRSRGFGESSPASSQHTIFGPTAGSLHHSHTDSQGHILFPGIHEQHGSHGSPNVLNGQMRLGLPGEVFGRSEQYHQVSSPRTDPYSAAQLHNQYGSMNMNMGMNMAAHHHPGAFFRYMRQQCIKQELICKWIDPEQLSNPKKCCNKTFSTMHELVTHVSVEHVGGPEQTNHVCFWEDCPRESKPFKAKYKLVNHIRVHTGEKPFPCPFPGCGKVFARSENLKIHKRTHTGEKPFQCEFEGCDRRFANSSDRKKHMHVHTSDKPYLCKMCDKSYTHPSSLRKHMKVHEASPPPSDSSPAASSGYESSTPPGLVSPTTETQSNTTMSPASAVHNSTSHSGLSSNFSEWYV